The Ornithinimicrobium faecis genome includes a window with the following:
- the hpaD gene encoding 3,4-dihydroxyphenylacetate 2,3-dioxygenase: MSTPTHHGPSRGRPANAIPTPQAPPPDILRCASMELVVTDLAASRKFYAEVLGLVVTEEDESTIYLRSFEEFIHHNLVLRQGPVAAVAAFSYRVRSPEELDNAVAFYEELGCRVERRPEGFVKGIGDTVRVEDPLGFPYEFFYDVEHVERLAWRYDLYTPGALVRIDHFNQVTPDVPRAVAYAQDLGFRVTEDIRDEEGTVYAAWMRRKPTVHDTAMTGGDGPRMHHVAFATHEKHNIIAICDKLGALRMSNHIERGPGRHGVSNAFYLYLRDPDGHRVEIYTQDYYTGDPDNPIVTWDVHDNQRRDWWGNPVVPSWYTEASPVLDLDGNPQPLVARTDDSEMAVTIGADGFSYTREGHEGEGHDLPSWKQGEYKLGNQL; the protein is encoded by the coding sequence ATGAGCACCCCGACCCACCACGGCCCCAGCCGAGGGCGCCCCGCCAACGCGATCCCGACGCCCCAGGCCCCACCCCCGGACATCCTGCGCTGCGCCTCCATGGAGCTGGTGGTGACCGACCTGGCGGCCTCCCGCAAGTTCTACGCCGAGGTCCTCGGCCTGGTGGTCACCGAGGAGGACGAGAGCACGATCTATCTGCGCTCCTTTGAGGAGTTCATCCACCACAACCTGGTGCTGCGTCAGGGCCCGGTCGCTGCGGTGGCGGCCTTCTCCTATCGCGTGCGCAGCCCCGAGGAGCTGGACAACGCGGTCGCCTTCTATGAGGAGCTGGGCTGCCGGGTGGAGCGTCGCCCCGAGGGCTTCGTGAAGGGCATCGGCGACACGGTGCGCGTTGAGGACCCGCTGGGCTTCCCCTACGAGTTCTTCTACGACGTCGAGCACGTCGAGCGGCTCGCCTGGCGCTACGACCTCTACACCCCCGGCGCCCTGGTGCGCATCGACCACTTCAACCAGGTCACCCCCGACGTCCCGCGGGCCGTGGCCTATGCCCAGGACCTGGGCTTCCGGGTCACCGAGGACATCCGGGACGAGGAGGGCACGGTCTATGCCGCGTGGATGCGGCGCAAGCCCACCGTGCACGACACGGCGATGACCGGTGGGGACGGACCGCGCATGCACCACGTGGCCTTCGCCACCCACGAGAAGCACAACATCATCGCCATCTGCGACAAGCTCGGTGCGCTGCGGATGTCCAACCACATCGAGCGCGGGCCCGGTCGGCATGGGGTCTCCAACGCCTTCTATCTGTATCTGCGCGACCCGGACGGGCACCGCGTCGAGATCTACACCCAGGACTACTACACCGGCGACCCGGACAACCCGATCGTGACCTGGGACGTGCACGACAACCAGCGCCGCGACTGGTGGGGCAACCCGGTGGTGCCGTCCTGGTACACCGAGGCCTCCCCGGTGCTCGACCTGGACGGCAACCCCCAGCCGCTGGTCGCCCGCACCGACGACTCCGAGATGGCGGTCACGATCGGCGCCGACGGCTTCTCCTACACCCGCGAGGGGCATGAGGGGGAGGGCCACGACCTGCCCAGCTGGAAGCAGGGCGAGTACAAGCTCGGCAACCAACTCTGA
- the hpaE gene encoding 5-carboxymethyl-2-hydroxymuconate semialdehyde dehydrogenase, with the protein MTDTTAAAATGHRLPADLPERIQHYIDGEFVDSLDGETFDVLDPVTNETYVQAAAGQSADVDAAVAAARRAFTDGPWPHLLPRERSRVLHRIADLVESRDQRLAELESFDSGLPITQALGQARRAAENFRFFADLIVAQSDDTFKVPGRQINYVNRKPIGVAGLITPWNTPFMLESWKLGPALATGNTVVLKPAEFTPLSASLWAGIFEEAGLPQGVFNLVNGFGEQAGDALVKHPDVPLISFTGESRTGQLIFANAAPHLKGLSMELGGKSPAVVFADADLEAAINATIFGVFSLNGERCTAGSRILVQREIYDEFVERYAAQAQRVRVGYPHQESTEVGALVHPEHYDKVMSYVELGKTEGRLVAGGGRPEGFETGNFVAPTVFADVPPEARVFQEEIFGPVVTITPFDTDGEALALANNTAYGLAAYIWTSDLKRAHNFSQAVEAGMVWLNSNNVRDLRTPFGGVKASGLGHEGGYRSIDFYTDQQAVHINLGEVHNPVFGQ; encoded by the coding sequence ATGACTGACACCACCGCGGCCGCGGCCACCGGCCACCGTCTTCCGGCTGACCTGCCCGAGCGCATCCAGCACTACATCGACGGTGAGTTCGTCGACTCCCTCGACGGGGAGACCTTCGACGTGCTGGACCCGGTCACCAACGAGACTTACGTGCAGGCCGCTGCTGGCCAGAGCGCGGACGTCGACGCGGCGGTCGCGGCCGCCCGCCGCGCGTTCACGGACGGTCCGTGGCCGCACCTGCTGCCGCGCGAGCGCTCCCGGGTGCTGCACCGCATCGCCGACCTCGTGGAGTCGCGGGACCAGCGGCTGGCCGAGCTGGAGTCCTTCGACTCGGGCCTGCCGATCACCCAGGCCCTGGGCCAGGCGCGCCGGGCGGCCGAGAACTTCCGCTTCTTCGCCGACCTGATCGTGGCCCAGTCCGACGACACGTTCAAAGTGCCGGGCCGGCAGATCAACTACGTCAACCGCAAACCGATCGGTGTCGCCGGGCTGATCACGCCCTGGAACACCCCGTTCATGCTGGAGTCCTGGAAGTTGGGCCCGGCCCTGGCCACCGGCAACACGGTGGTCCTGAAGCCGGCGGAGTTCACGCCGCTGTCCGCGTCCCTGTGGGCGGGGATCTTCGAGGAGGCGGGGCTGCCGCAGGGCGTGTTCAACCTGGTCAACGGCTTCGGTGAGCAGGCCGGTGACGCGCTGGTCAAGCACCCGGACGTCCCGCTGATCTCGTTCACCGGTGAGAGCCGCACCGGTCAGCTCATCTTCGCCAACGCCGCGCCGCATCTCAAGGGCCTGTCGATGGAGCTGGGTGGCAAGTCCCCGGCGGTCGTCTTCGCCGACGCTGACCTCGAGGCCGCGATCAACGCCACCATCTTCGGGGTCTTCTCCCTCAACGGTGAGCGGTGCACGGCAGGGTCGCGCATCCTGGTCCAGCGGGAGATCTATGACGAGTTTGTGGAGCGCTATGCCGCGCAGGCTCAGCGGGTGCGCGTCGGCTATCCCCACCAGGAGAGCACCGAGGTCGGCGCCCTCGTGCACCCCGAGCACTACGACAAGGTGATGTCCTATGTCGAGCTCGGCAAGACCGAGGGACGACTGGTCGCTGGCGGTGGCCGCCCGGAGGGCTTCGAGACGGGCAACTTCGTGGCCCCCACCGTCTTTGCTGACGTGCCCCCAGAGGCGCGGGTCTTCCAGGAGGAGATCTTTGGTCCGGTCGTGACGATCACGCCGTTCGACACCGATGGTGAGGCGCTCGCCCTGGCCAACAACACGGCATACGGTCTGGCGGCCTATATCTGGACCAGCGACCTGAAGCGCGCGCACAACTTCTCCCAGGCCGTCGAGGCCGGGATGGTCTGGCTCAACTCCAACAACGTGCGCGACCTGCGCACCCCCTTCGGTGGCGTCAAGGCCTCCGGTCTCGGCCACGAGGGCGGCTACCGCTCGATCGACTTCTACACCGACCAGCAGGCCGTGCACATCAACCTCGGTGAGGTGCACAACCCGGTCTTCGGCCAGTAG
- a CDS encoding GntR family transcriptional regulator — translation MISSPPGVALSKSQRAHQWLRERIQARDYAPGHRLVLASIAEELDMSVVPVREAIRQLEAEGLVTFEHNVGARVFVVDVAQFGDTMQTLALLEAAATALSAGHLTAADLSEARNVNDRMRGQLEDLVPHEFTALNHELHVVLTRGCPNERLMELVRAEWARLDNLRDSTFTVVPERAANSVREHEHLIDLVEASAPAAEIQQAALHHRANTLHAYLLSNQPEHAPELIPGLTPGATASSPTAPSPAASSPTASRPRPTGGTHD, via the coding sequence ATGATCTCGAGCCCGCCCGGTGTCGCGCTGAGCAAGTCGCAGCGCGCCCATCAGTGGCTGCGCGAGCGCATCCAGGCGCGGGACTATGCCCCGGGGCACCGCCTCGTGCTCGCGAGCATCGCCGAGGAGCTCGACATGTCGGTGGTGCCGGTGCGCGAGGCCATCCGCCAGCTGGAGGCCGAGGGTCTGGTCACCTTCGAGCACAACGTCGGTGCCCGGGTCTTCGTGGTGGACGTCGCCCAGTTCGGCGACACCATGCAGACCCTCGCCCTGCTGGAGGCCGCAGCCACCGCCCTGTCCGCCGGGCACCTCACCGCGGCGGACCTGAGCGAGGCGCGGAACGTGAACGACCGGATGCGGGGCCAGCTGGAGGATCTCGTGCCGCACGAGTTCACCGCCCTCAACCACGAGCTCCACGTGGTCCTCACCCGAGGCTGCCCCAACGAGCGGCTGATGGAGCTGGTGCGCGCGGAGTGGGCCCGGCTGGACAACCTGCGCGACTCGACCTTCACCGTCGTGCCCGAACGGGCCGCCAACTCGGTGCGCGAGCACGAGCACCTGATCGACCTCGTCGAGGCGTCCGCCCCGGCCGCCGAGATCCAGCAGGCCGCCCTGCACCACCGCGCCAACACCCTGCACGCTTATCTGCTGAGCAACCAGCCCGAGCACGCCCCCGAACTGATCCCCGGCCTCACACCGGGCGCGACTGCGTCCTCACCGACTGCACCCTCACCGGCTGCGTCCTCACCGACCGCGTCCCGACCCAGACCCACTGGAGGAACCCATGACTGA
- a CDS encoding fumarylacetoacetate hydrolase family protein has protein sequence MDPQHDARFAGLPQRPGKIVAVHVSYASRADQRGKRPATPSYFFKPSSSVAASGAEIVRPRGTELLAFEGEVALVIGEPARWVSADQAWAHVAWVTAANDFGLYDLRANDKGSNVRSKGGDGFTPIGQTLINAADIDPAALRLRTWVNGELVQDDTTGGLIFPLAQFVADLSQHFTLETGDVILAGTPAGSTVVAPGDLVEVEVDAPDTGQSSGRLQTRVVQGEGPSFDPALGSLPAVDDEQRIAAWGSEEAAGLPAAAGADESAARPALTPEVRAKLMDCPVAGLSQQLRKLGFNNVSIDGVRALPGSGKIVGTARTLRFVASREDLFKSHGGGYNAQKRAFDAIGEGEVMVIEARGDATAGTLGDVLALRARSNGAAGIITDGAVRDHDAVAAAGIPVYSSGAHPAVLGRRHVPWDHDLTISCGGTTVQPGDIIVADADGAIVLPPALVEEVVDAVLDKEAEDAWVADRISEGEPIKGLFPMNQQWRERYEAERAGGQSAGATTAGTKDGTEDGTGGSAG, from the coding sequence ATGGACCCCCAGCACGATGCCCGATTCGCCGGTCTGCCGCAGCGCCCCGGCAAGATCGTCGCGGTCCACGTCAGTTATGCCTCGCGTGCTGACCAGCGCGGCAAGCGCCCAGCCACCCCGAGCTATTTCTTCAAGCCGTCGAGCTCCGTGGCTGCCTCCGGTGCTGAGATCGTCCGGCCGCGGGGCACCGAGCTGCTGGCCTTCGAGGGGGAGGTCGCCCTGGTGATCGGGGAGCCCGCCCGGTGGGTCAGCGCCGACCAGGCGTGGGCACACGTCGCCTGGGTGACGGCCGCCAACGACTTCGGGCTCTATGACCTGCGGGCCAATGACAAGGGCTCCAACGTCCGTTCCAAGGGCGGGGACGGTTTCACCCCCATCGGGCAGACCCTGATCAACGCCGCTGACATCGACCCGGCCGCCCTGCGCCTGCGCACGTGGGTCAACGGCGAGCTCGTGCAGGACGACACCACCGGCGGGCTCATCTTCCCGCTCGCCCAGTTCGTGGCCGACCTGTCCCAGCACTTCACCCTCGAGACCGGTGATGTGATCCTCGCCGGCACCCCGGCCGGCTCGACGGTGGTGGCACCCGGTGACCTGGTGGAGGTCGAGGTCGACGCGCCCGACACCGGTCAGAGCTCGGGTCGTCTGCAGACCCGGGTCGTCCAGGGTGAGGGGCCCTCGTTTGATCCGGCACTCGGTTCACTGCCTGCCGTCGACGACGAGCAGCGCATCGCCGCCTGGGGCTCCGAGGAGGCCGCCGGCCTGCCCGCAGCCGCGGGCGCCGACGAGTCAGCAGCCCGCCCCGCGCTGACCCCCGAGGTGCGCGCCAAGCTGATGGACTGTCCCGTCGCCGGACTCTCCCAGCAGTTGCGCAAGCTGGGGTTCAACAACGTCTCCATCGACGGGGTCCGAGCGCTGCCCGGCTCGGGCAAGATCGTCGGCACGGCCCGGACCCTGCGTTTCGTGGCGAGCCGCGAGGACCTGTTCAAGAGCCACGGCGGCGGCTACAACGCTCAGAAGCGGGCCTTCGACGCGATCGGCGAGGGCGAGGTCATGGTCATCGAGGCCCGTGGTGACGCCACGGCTGGCACCCTTGGCGACGTGCTCGCCCTGCGCGCGAGGTCCAACGGCGCCGCAGGGATCATCACCGATGGCGCGGTCCGCGATCACGACGCGGTCGCGGCGGCTGGCATCCCGGTCTACAGCTCAGGCGCCCACCCGGCGGTGCTCGGCCGCCGGCACGTCCCGTGGGACCACGACCTGACGATCAGTTGCGGCGGCACCACGGTCCAGCCCGGCGACATCATCGTGGCCGACGCCGACGGAGCCATCGTCCTGCCCCCGGCGCTGGTCGAGGAGGTCGTCGACGCCGTGCTGGACAAGGAGGCCGAGGACGCCTGGGTCGCCGACCGGATCAGCGAGGGGGAGCCCATCAAGGGGCTGTTCCCGATGAACCAGCAGTGGCGTGAGCGCTACGAGGCCGAGCGGGCCGGCGGCCAGTCCGCAGGGGCCACGACAGCTGGCACCAAGGACGGCACCGAGGACGGCACTGGGGGCAGCGCCGGATGA
- a CDS encoding FAD-binding monooxygenase: MQFHHHGYVSQDPRILPADGTGVDRPSELPDEMDVLIVGSGPAGMLMAAQLSAFPDVTTRIIERREGRLQLGQADGIQPRSVETFQAFGFAERIIAEAYNIGWMNFWGPDPQDPDNIIRTSRTEDYAFGICEFPHLIVNQARVLDYFAEAALHGPGRITPDYGVEFVGLTTGHEGDYPVEVTLRHTAGLLAGQERTVRTKYVAGCDGARSDVRRAIGRKHIGDISAHAWGVMDVLVNTDFPDWRIKCAINSTHGNILHIPREGGYLSRMYIDLGAVAQDDDHKVRQTPLASVIDKANAILHPYSIDVREVAWHSVYEVGHRVTDKFDDIDPGEQGHPRVFLTGDACHTHSAKAGQGMNVSMQDGFNLAWKLGQVLTGRSPESLMATYSAERQPVAQQLIDFDREWSSLMARKPEEIEDPQALATYYLATAEFPSGFMTQYPPSLITGTAEHQGLAEGFPIGKRFKSAEVVKACDGNVQHLGHHARADGRWRVYAFADAPAPGQSSALTDWARWLSQSPDSPLVRHTPADGDVDAVLDVKVIYQQGFEDIDLTTLDPVFVPRTGPFELMDWEKVFAAGNGSDIFAERSISRDGAVVVVRPDQYVAHVLPLTATQELSDFFAQHLLPAKR, encoded by the coding sequence ATGCAGTTCCACCATCACGGATACGTCTCCCAGGACCCTCGGATCCTGCCCGCGGACGGCACCGGCGTCGACCGCCCGAGTGAGCTCCCCGACGAGATGGACGTGCTGATCGTCGGGTCGGGCCCGGCCGGCATGTTGATGGCCGCCCAGCTCTCGGCGTTCCCGGACGTGACCACCCGCATCATCGAGCGCCGCGAGGGGCGCCTGCAGCTCGGCCAGGCGGACGGCATCCAGCCCCGCAGCGTGGAGACCTTCCAGGCCTTCGGGTTTGCCGAGCGGATCATCGCCGAGGCCTACAACATCGGCTGGATGAACTTCTGGGGCCCGGACCCGCAGGACCCGGACAACATCATCCGCACCTCGCGCACCGAGGACTACGCCTTCGGCATCTGCGAGTTCCCGCACCTGATCGTCAACCAGGCCCGCGTCCTGGACTACTTCGCCGAGGCGGCCCTGCACGGCCCCGGCCGCATCACTCCCGACTACGGCGTCGAGTTCGTCGGGCTCACGACCGGCCACGAAGGTGACTATCCGGTGGAGGTGACCCTGCGGCATACGGCTGGCCTGTTGGCCGGCCAGGAGCGCACCGTGCGCACGAAGTATGTCGCGGGCTGCGACGGTGCCCGCAGCGACGTGCGACGGGCGATCGGCCGCAAGCACATCGGCGACATCTCCGCGCACGCCTGGGGCGTCATGGATGTCCTGGTCAACACCGACTTCCCCGACTGGCGCATCAAGTGCGCGATCAACTCCACACACGGCAACATCCTGCACATCCCCCGCGAGGGCGGCTATCTGTCGCGGATGTATATCGACCTGGGCGCGGTGGCGCAGGACGACGACCACAAGGTCCGGCAGACGCCGCTGGCGAGCGTGATCGACAAGGCCAACGCGATCCTGCACCCCTACTCCATCGACGTCCGGGAGGTGGCCTGGCACAGCGTCTATGAGGTGGGCCACCGGGTCACCGACAAGTTCGACGACATCGACCCGGGCGAGCAGGGGCACCCACGCGTCTTCCTCACCGGCGACGCCTGCCACACGCACAGCGCCAAGGCAGGGCAGGGCATGAACGTCTCCATGCAGGACGGGTTCAACCTGGCCTGGAAGCTCGGTCAGGTGCTGACCGGCCGGAGCCCGGAGTCGCTGATGGCGACCTACTCCGCCGAGCGGCAGCCGGTCGCGCAGCAGCTGATCGACTTTGATCGTGAGTGGTCCTCGCTGATGGCGCGCAAGCCCGAGGAGATCGAGGACCCGCAGGCGTTGGCGACCTATTATCTGGCGACCGCCGAGTTCCCCTCCGGCTTCATGACGCAGTATCCGCCGTCGCTAATCACCGGGACGGCCGAGCACCAGGGGCTGGCCGAGGGCTTCCCGATCGGCAAGCGGTTCAAGTCCGCCGAGGTGGTCAAGGCCTGCGACGGCAACGTCCAGCACCTGGGCCACCACGCCCGCGCCGACGGTCGGTGGCGGGTCTATGCCTTTGCCGACGCGCCCGCCCCCGGGCAGAGCTCGGCCCTGACGGACTGGGCCCGGTGGTTGTCGCAGTCGCCGGACTCACCGCTGGTGCGGCACACCCCGGCGGATGGCGACGTGGACGCTGTCCTGGACGTCAAGGTGATCTATCAGCAGGGCTTCGAGGACATCGACCTGACCACGCTCGACCCCGTCTTCGTGCCGCGCACCGGCCCGTTCGAACTGATGGACTGGGAGAAGGTCTTCGCCGCCGGCAACGGGTCGGACATCTTCGCGGAGCGCTCGATCTCGCGCGACGGCGCGGTCGTCGTAGTCCGGCCGGACCAGTACGTCGCCCACGTCCTGCCGCTGACCGCCACGCAGGAGCTCAGCGACTTCTTCGCCCAGCACCTCCTCCCCGCAAAAAGATAA
- a CDS encoding thiamine pyrophosphate-binding protein, which produces MATVSAHVAATLTRQISQVFGVMGNGNAHFLNALERETDATYTAVRHEAGAVVAADACYRAGGGLAAATTTYGAGFTNTLTSLAEAAQARVPLILVTGEAPRWGRRPWDVDQLALASGVGVRTFTVGRTDAAATTMLAIEHALSYSLPAVLAIPYDVAGLDMGEIPAPPEPLVPEPIAPAGELAVGKVAQIARALADAERPVLLAGRGAWLSGAADDLGALAASTGAVTASTALARGIFPEQQFDLGVAGGFGADAAMELIQQADVAVVFGASLNQFTMRFGELFDPSARVIQVDLSNVATHPQVGDYLHADAALSARAILAELSALGAESSGWRESVDVAALRGYDPGTGQAPDGRLDPRSAARRIAELLPQDRVVVSDGGHFIAWANMYWPVASPDRMMMIGTAYQAIGQGFPSVAGAARAKPDSTVVLTTGDGGGLMALADLDTAVRVAGGRGMAVVWNDHAYGAEVHLYGRKGFALEPMMIDEVNFAGLAQAVGAEGVVVNTIDDLDQLEAWVQRPVDERPFLLLDLRVSGEVMAPYQREVIRVNA; this is translated from the coding sequence ATGGCCACCGTGTCTGCCCATGTCGCCGCCACACTCACCCGGCAGATCAGCCAGGTCTTTGGGGTGATGGGCAACGGCAATGCGCACTTCCTCAACGCCCTCGAGCGTGAGACGGATGCGACCTACACCGCCGTGCGGCACGAGGCCGGGGCGGTGGTGGCAGCAGACGCCTGCTATCGCGCAGGTGGCGGACTGGCTGCCGCAACAACGACCTATGGCGCCGGGTTCACCAACACGCTGACCTCGCTCGCCGAGGCCGCCCAGGCACGCGTCCCCCTCATCCTGGTCACCGGCGAGGCGCCCCGCTGGGGCCGTCGCCCCTGGGACGTCGACCAACTGGCCCTCGCCAGTGGCGTCGGTGTGCGCACCTTCACCGTCGGGCGCACCGACGCGGCGGCGACCACCATGCTCGCCATCGAGCACGCGCTGTCCTATTCACTGCCTGCCGTGCTGGCCATCCCGTATGACGTGGCGGGCCTGGACATGGGCGAGATCCCTGCGCCTCCGGAGCCGTTGGTTCCCGAGCCGATCGCCCCGGCGGGTGAGCTGGCCGTGGGCAAGGTCGCGCAGATCGCTCGCGCGCTCGCCGACGCCGAGCGGCCGGTGCTGCTGGCCGGCCGTGGCGCCTGGCTGTCTGGGGCAGCGGACGACCTGGGGGCGCTGGCCGCCTCGACTGGAGCGGTCACCGCCAGCACGGCCCTGGCTCGCGGCATCTTCCCCGAGCAGCAGTTTGACCTCGGTGTCGCCGGAGGCTTCGGTGCCGACGCAGCGATGGAGCTGATCCAGCAGGCCGACGTCGCCGTCGTCTTCGGCGCCTCGCTCAACCAGTTCACGATGCGCTTCGGTGAATTGTTCGACCCCTCGGCACGGGTGATCCAGGTCGACCTGTCCAACGTGGCCACGCACCCCCAGGTCGGCGACTATCTCCATGCGGACGCGGCCCTGAGCGCCCGCGCGATCCTCGCCGAGCTCTCCGCCCTCGGGGCCGAGAGCAGCGGTTGGCGCGAGAGCGTGGACGTCGCGGCACTGCGGGGTTATGACCCAGGGACTGGGCAGGCGCCCGATGGCCGGCTGGACCCGCGCTCGGCCGCGCGACGCATCGCCGAGCTGCTCCCGCAGGACCGGGTCGTGGTCTCGGACGGCGGCCACTTCATCGCCTGGGCCAACATGTACTGGCCCGTTGCCTCACCGGACCGAATGATGATGATCGGCACGGCCTACCAGGCCATCGGGCAGGGCTTCCCCTCGGTGGCCGGGGCGGCCCGAGCCAAGCCGGACTCGACGGTCGTGCTCACCACCGGCGACGGCGGCGGACTGATGGCGCTCGCAGACCTGGACACCGCTGTGCGGGTGGCCGGTGGTCGCGGCATGGCTGTGGTGTGGAACGACCACGCCTACGGCGCCGAGGTCCACCTCTACGGACGCAAGGGGTTCGCCCTCGAGCCGATGATGATCGACGAGGTGAACTTTGCCGGGCTGGCCCAGGCGGTCGGCGCCGAGGGCGTCGTCGTGAACACGATCGATGACCTGGACCAGCTGGAGGCGTGGGTGCAGCGGCCGGTGGACGAGCGACCGTTCCTGCTGCTCGACCTGCGCGTCAGCGGCGAGGTGATGGCGCCCTATCAGCGCGAGGTGATCCGGGTCAACGCCTGA
- a CDS encoding DMT family transporter yields the protein MSSTPRWLRVIAVPGMLLVGVGIAVQSRVNGQLGDELGTGLLAPVVTAMFTFCVGVVITSLVIAASPRQRRNFAHFRRSLGTHALPWRFIWGGALGTLFVLGQATAVGPLGLAVFTMAVVLGQTAGGAAADRVGLGPGGPQPLSVPRIIAAATALAAVVLAGVGRLGSGGDASTTVVTTLLIFTVGVGVGTAIQQALNGRVGAVAGPYVAAWLNTAVGSVVLICALGAALLLPHDFGAWPTQWWLYTGGPLGVSFIAASALLVRVHGVLVLMLCTIAGQMAAAWAIAVAESGGVPWTTHVATTLVILGVGIAVLARRRVV from the coding sequence GTGAGCAGCACGCCGCGGTGGCTGCGTGTCATCGCCGTGCCCGGCATGCTCCTGGTGGGCGTGGGCATTGCCGTCCAGTCCCGGGTGAACGGTCAGCTGGGGGACGAGCTGGGCACAGGTCTGCTCGCACCGGTCGTCACGGCCATGTTCACGTTCTGTGTTGGGGTGGTGATCACCAGCCTGGTCATCGCGGCGTCGCCGCGGCAGCGCCGCAACTTTGCTCACTTCCGCCGGTCGCTGGGCACGCACGCCCTGCCGTGGCGGTTCATCTGGGGCGGGGCGCTGGGCACCCTGTTCGTGCTGGGACAGGCCACGGCCGTGGGGCCGCTCGGCCTGGCCGTCTTCACGATGGCCGTCGTCCTCGGGCAGACCGCCGGCGGGGCTGCGGCAGACCGCGTCGGTCTCGGCCCGGGTGGCCCACAACCGTTGTCGGTGCCCCGGATCATCGCTGCGGCAACGGCTCTGGCAGCCGTCGTCCTGGCCGGCGTGGGCCGGCTCGGCTCCGGGGGAGACGCCAGCACCACCGTGGTGACCACGTTGCTGATCTTCACGGTGGGGGTTGGTGTCGGCACGGCGATCCAGCAGGCCCTGAACGGGCGCGTGGGTGCAGTGGCCGGGCCGTATGTCGCGGCCTGGCTCAACACGGCCGTCGGCTCCGTGGTGCTCATCTGTGCGCTCGGGGCGGCCCTGTTGCTGCCCCACGACTTCGGCGCCTGGCCGACGCAGTGGTGGCTCTACACCGGTGGTCCTCTCGGCGTGAGCTTCATCGCGGCGTCCGCGCTGCTGGTGCGGGTCCACGGCGTGCTGGTGCTGATGCTGTGCACCATCGCGGGGCAGATGGCCGCGGCCTGGGCCATCGCGGTCGCCGAGTCCGGGGGCGTCCCCTGGACCACACACGTGGCCACCACACTCGTCATCCTGGGGGTGGGGATCGCGGTGCTGGCACGACGCCGTGTCGTCTAG
- a CDS encoding cytochrome P450, protein MEHLFLDLADPTFDVTGPDVINAREQSWWARSSYGHAVLRHAEVTALLKDRRFQQGNAQWPAQNGVHSGLFSDWWHKVLLSLEGEDHLRMRRLLNPAFKQGAIAAMVPSFTQLAHELVDNFSERGSVEFIKEFAEPYASRILCRLVGLPESEWAQVAHWADDLGKCFGVRIKEDLPRIEAALEGLYGYCDTVVQDRTANPRDDLVSDLVRNQQEGKLSSAELSVALVFLIFAGMETTRNQLGLALQTLFAHPGQWELLAADPSLGRNAVEEVMRVNPTVTWITREAIEDVHLNDELHLKAGDIVQVLSHSAGTDPRAQPDPTFDITVEHPMHMGFGGGVHHCLGHWVARMDMAVALPVLAARMPDARADGPGNWLPVSGNTGAITFPISFTPTPRVGAASRG, encoded by the coding sequence ATGGAGCACCTCTTCCTCGATCTCGCAGACCCGACCTTTGACGTCACCGGCCCCGACGTGATCAACGCGCGGGAGCAGTCGTGGTGGGCACGCAGCAGCTATGGGCACGCCGTCCTGCGCCACGCCGAGGTGACCGCCCTGCTGAAGGATCGCCGCTTCCAGCAGGGCAACGCCCAGTGGCCGGCCCAGAATGGCGTCCACTCCGGGCTGTTCAGCGACTGGTGGCACAAGGTGCTCCTCTCCCTCGAGGGCGAGGACCACCTGCGGATGCGCCGGCTGCTCAACCCCGCCTTCAAGCAGGGCGCCATCGCGGCCATGGTCCCCTCGTTCACGCAGCTCGCGCACGAGCTGGTCGACAACTTCAGCGAGCGCGGGTCCGTGGAGTTCATCAAGGAGTTCGCCGAGCCCTATGCCTCGCGCATCCTGTGTCGCCTGGTCGGGCTGCCGGAGAGCGAGTGGGCGCAGGTCGCGCACTGGGCCGACGATCTGGGCAAGTGCTTCGGGGTGCGGATCAAGGAGGACCTGCCACGGATCGAGGCCGCGCTCGAGGGGCTCTATGGCTATTGCGACACGGTCGTCCAGGACCGCACCGCCAACCCGCGCGATGACCTGGTCTCCGACCTGGTGCGCAACCAGCAGGAGGGCAAGCTCTCGTCCGCGGAGCTGTCGGTCGCGCTGGTCTTCCTGATCTTCGCCGGCATGGAGACCACTCGCAACCAGCTGGGGCTGGCCCTGCAGACCCTGTTCGCCCACCCCGGGCAGTGGGAGTTGCTCGCGGCTGACCCCAGCCTGGGTCGCAACGCCGTCGAGGAGGTGATGCGCGTCAACCCGACGGTCACCTGGATCACCCGGGAGGCCATCGAGGACGTCCACCTCAACGACGAGCTGCACCTCAAGGCGGGCGACATCGTGCAGGTGCTCTCCCACAGCGCCGGCACCGACCCACGCGCCCAGCCCGACCCGACGTTCGACATCACCGTCGAGCACCCGATGCACATGGGTTTCGGCGGCGGCGTGCACCACTGCCTGGGGCACTGGGTTGCCCGGATGGACATGGCGGTCGCCCTGCCGGTCCTGGCTGCCCGGATGCCGGATGCGCGCGCGGACGGGCCCGGCAACTGGCTGCCGGTCTCCGGCAACACCGGCGCGATCACCTTCCCGATCTCGTTCACCCCGACGCCCCGGGTCGGTGCTGCCAGCCGTGGATGA